The genomic DNA AATGGTGTAAGGATTTCGGCATTTGTGCAGATAAACAAAAAATTCCTTCTGAGGAGGATTTATGGCTATTAAAAAGGGTACAAGCATCAGGGTGAAGCTTACCATTACGTTCCTGGCCGTTATATTATTATTGGTCACCGCAATTTTTACATACCAGTTGTACGATATATGGAAAGACCGCGTAAAGACGACAATCGAAAAAGAGAAACTCTTTGTTGCCGAGCAGTCTGCCGCAGTAAGTGATCTTATGTCAACAGATGATATGCGCGCTGTGAAGACATTTGCCGTTCAACTGAAGAAATCCTCTCCTGATCTTGCATACTATATATTCAGAGACCGCGATGGGAAAATATTTGAGCACTCCTTTAAGGGAAAAATCCCTGCCGAGTTGAAGAATGTTGGTCTGAGTCCAAAAGAGACCGTGCAGGAACTCGCTATCAAGCCCTTTGGGAAAGTAATAAATATCAGCTATCCCCTGGCATCATACGGAATAGACATATACGGGACCATGACCGCCGGGTTTTATAAGGTGAGTTTTCTGGATATCCTTAAGGAACGCTCAATGGTGATTGCCTTATTTTATTTAGCAACCCTGTTTATCGGGTTGGTAGTCTCCATGGCTATATCGTCAAGGATGGTGGAACCCTTGAATTCCCTGATGTCGGGTATCGAGGCCGTTGGCCGCGGAGAGTCCGATGTCAGACTACCCGTCAAATCATCGGATGAGTTTGGCAAGATAGCGGTTGTCTTCAATGATACCCTTGACAAGTTGCGGGAATATATACAGACAGATGAAGAAAGAAAAAAGGTTCAGGAAAATGTCATCAAATTCCTTGAAGTTGTCAGTACCGCGGCAGAGGGCGATCTTACTGTGCGTGCACCTGTTACTGCAGATGTCTTTGGCTCTATTGCCGATGCCTTTAATCTGATGGTGGATGAACTTTCATACCTCTTCAAGGATGTCAGAAACACTGCCCGCAGCGTTGGTGAAGAGAGTTTCAGACTCCTTGACATGCTGAAGAAGATGGCAGACGGGGCTGAAAACCAGATGGTTCAGCTAAAAGGGGCTACTGAAGCAGTCAACGGGACTGTTGATGCCACAATAAAAATCTCTGATGAGACCGGAGAGGCAACAGAGATTTCAGTTAAGGCCTCAGAGGCTGCGTCAAAGGGTGGAGAACTGGTCAATCAGAGTATTGAAGGTATGAAAGTTGTCAGGGCAACGGTTCAAACCATCAATAAGAAGATGAAGATGCTGTCCGAGAGGATTATAGAGATCGGAACCATTTCAGGCCTTATTGCAGAGGTTGCGTCAAGGACAAACCTTTTGGCAATGAATGCCTCGATTGAGGCAGCAAGGGCCGGCGAGTCAGGCAAGGGTTTTGTGGTTATCGCTGAAGAGATACGAAGGCTTGCAGACAAGTCGGCAGAGGCAACCAAGCAGATAACCAATATCATACGTGCAATACAGACAGAGGCAAGTGAAATAACCACATCACTTGAAGACGAGACCGAGATAGTCGAGAAACAGTCTGTCCTTGCATCTGAAACAGGTATCGCCTTTACAGATATAGAAGGTTCTGTTGATAAAACAAAGGGTATCGTCTCGGAGATATTCCAGTTATCACAGATTCAGAGGGAGATGACAGGCGATGTTGTCCTTTCAATGGAGTCTGTCAACGGCATCTCTCTTGAGCTGTTAACGCTGGTACAGGACTCAACAGAGATCTCCGGGAAGCTTTCCGGATCTTCAAAAGAACTTCTCTCATCTGTTGAAAAATTCAGGATATCAGAGGAAGGAGAGACGGTTTAGGTTCGTTCCGGGGCCGGGTTTATCTGAATTGAGGGGTTTTCAGATACCCTCTCACTGTTTCCAGCAGCGACTCTTCTTCAAAGGGCTTCACCAGATACTCTTTTGCCCCAAGTGAAGCAGCCTTCTCCTTGTGTTTCTCACTCCCTCTTGATGTCAGTATCACGACTGGGATGGTCTCGGAAAGTCCTTTCCTCTGGAGCTCTCTTAGAAATTCGTAACCATGCATGACCGGCATCTCAAGGTCTGTGATGATTAGGTCGACAGGATGTTCATCAATTACTTCAAGTGCTTCCATGCCGTTAGAAGCGGTATACACCCTGTATCCCTTTTGCTGGAGGATGATGCTTACAAATTTGCGGATACTCAGGGAATCATCCACTATCAGAATATTCTGTTTCAGTTCCACCTCTCTTAGCTCCGGCTGCAGGAATTCCGTCTCAACAGGCCGTTCAAGCAATGTCACCGGATTAAGGACAGGCATCAGTCTTCC from Nitrospirota bacterium includes the following:
- a CDS encoding methyl-accepting chemotaxis protein → MAIKKGTSIRVKLTITFLAVILLLVTAIFTYQLYDIWKDRVKTTIEKEKLFVAEQSAAVSDLMSTDDMRAVKTFAVQLKKSSPDLAYYIFRDRDGKIFEHSFKGKIPAELKNVGLSPKETVQELAIKPFGKVINISYPLASYGIDIYGTMTAGFYKVSFLDILKERSMVIALFYLATLFIGLVVSMAISSRMVEPLNSLMSGIEAVGRGESDVRLPVKSSDEFGKIAVVFNDTLDKLREYIQTDEERKKVQENVIKFLEVVSTAAEGDLTVRAPVTADVFGSIADAFNLMVDELSYLFKDVRNTARSVGEESFRLLDMLKKMADGAENQMVQLKGATEAVNGTVDATIKISDETGEATEISVKASEAASKGGELVNQSIEGMKVVRATVQTINKKMKMLSERIIEIGTISGLIAEVASRTNLLAMNASIEAARAGESGKGFVVIAEEIRRLADKSAEATKQITNIIRAIQTEASEITTSLEDETEIVEKQSVLASETGIAFTDIEGSVDKTKGIVSEIFQLSQIQREMTGDVVLSMESVNGISLELLTLVQDSTEISGKLSGSSKELLSSVEKFRISEEGETV